Genomic DNA from Lysobacterales bacterium:
GGAACTCCTCCGCAACCGCGGCGAACGGCGGTTTGTCGGCAAGAAACTCGGCGGTCAGTCCGGTCACCTCGATGGCACCGGCATCGAGTTCGCGACCGGGATTGACGTAACGGTGGAACCGGCGTCCTGTCACCCTGCGGTCGCATAGCTCAATGCAGCCGATCTCGGTGATCCGGTGTCCTTTTGCGACCTCAAGGCCGGTCGTTTCAGTGTCCAGCACCACTTGGCGGCTGCTCACGCCCTGCCCCCCGGAACCGGCGAGCCGGCGAAGCGCATCGCGGCCTGCCGGGCAAGCTGGTCGACGCGCTCGTTCTCGACGTGACCGGCATGGCCGCGCACCCATACCCAGTCCACCTTGTGGGGCGCCGCTGCCGCGTGCAGCCGCTGCCAGAGGTCCTGGTTCTTGACCGGCTTGCGGTCCGCTGTGCGCCAGCCGTTCGCCTGCCAGCGCGGCAGCCACTCCCGGATGCCCTGCTCGACGTAGCGGGAGTCCGTGCACAGGCGGACGCTGGACGGTCGCTGCAGGGCCTCCAGCGCACTGATCGCGGCAAGCAGCTCCATGCGGTTGTTGGTGGTGTCCGGTTCGCCTCCCGCAATCTCACGTTCGCGTCCGTTCCAGCGCAGAAGCGCTCCCCAGCCTCCGGGTCCCGGGTTGCCCAGGCAGGCGCCGTCGGTGAAGGCCTCGACGATCGCGTTCATGCCCGACCTGCGCCGCTGCCCAGACGCCGGGCCACCGCCAGCCGATAGCCCGGGCGATGGGCTGGTGCGGTTCGCAGGGGTCGCAGCGACGCCGTGCCGCTCCGGCGCTTGCGCAGCACCCAGATTCGCGCAGCGCGGAAGACACCCGCGAACGGCCAGCGCTCTTCGGCGCGTGCCGGTCGCGGCGGTCGGCCGGCCGCGACGCCAACCCCCCGGGCACCCAGATGGTGCCGGAATTCGAGCGCCAGCCCGCGCGCCCTGGCTGGCCGCAGATCGATGGGCAGTCCGAGCGCCGGCGCCCCGGCACGCTTGCCCACATGCCGTCCGTAGCGCCAGTACCAGGGGCTGAAATGGTCGAACCGCAGTACGTATAGCCGACCTTCGGGAGCGAGCACGCGCGCCGCCTCGGCCAGCAGGGCGGCGCCGTGGCCACCGCCCTCGTTCACGTGCTGGAGGACGATCGCGGGGACCGTTCCGTCCGCCCACGGCCAGGCGCCCGCCTGGCTGCGCAGCGCGCCACGCAGCATGCCGTCCTGGCCGACCTTGAGGGCAAGGATTCCCTGCCGCGCCGCAGGCCCCAGGGCATGCGGCCTCAGCCACAGGACCGGCCTGAGTCCGGCGATCTGGCGCAGCAGCCAGGCATCCTCCTCGCGTAGCTGGCGTCGCCAGGCGCGGTGGATGTCACGGGGGATCGGCGCGTGGTCGAGGGCCATCAGGCGGTCATTCTCCCGCAAGCCCGGCTATCCTTGCCAGCCCGATCCGAGACGCCCACGGAAACGATGCCATCGATCGCCGGCTCGTCCATGCAGTTGCACGCGGTGCCGATCCTGGACGACAACTACGTCTGGCTCCTGGTGGCCGGTGGTAATGCGGTGGCGATCGACCCGGGCGAGGCAGACCCCGTCATCGCCCGGCTCCGGGAACTCGATGCGAACCTGTCGCATATCCTGGTCACCCACCACCATGGCGACCATATCGGCGGCATCGAAGCCCTGCGTCGCGCATTTCCCGAGGTCCGCGTGCTTGGCCCTGTCGACGCACGGATCCCCGGCATCGACCTGGCCGTCGCCGATGGCGATGTCGTTGAGCTGCCCCTGATCGGCGCCAGGTTCCGCGTCGTGCACGTTCCAGGCCATACCCTGAGTCACGTCGCCTATGCGGGCCAGGGCATGCTGTTCTGCGGCGATACCCTGTTCAGCGCCGGCTGCGGTCGCCTGTTCGAAGGCACGCCGGCGCAGATGCTGGCGTCACTCGACCGTCTGTCTTCCTTGCCGGACGACACGCGGGTCTGCTGCGCCCACGAGTACACGCTCGCCAATCTGGCATTCGCCCAGGCTGTCGAGCCGGACAACGCCGATATCCGGCAGCGTATCGCACGGGTTGCGGCGCTCAGGTCGCGCGGGCACCCTTCCCTGCCCAGTGCCCTTGGCGACGAACGGCGGGTGAACCCTTTTCTTCGCGTCGACCAGCCCGCCGCGAGGAGGACCCTGGAAGCCGTGCGCGGTGTACCGCCCGACGCCGACCGAACCCGGGCGTTCGCCGCCTTGCGGCAGTGGAAGGACGTCTTCCGTGGCTGAGCGCGGCGCGCAGGCTGCAAAGGCCCGGCGCGCCGGCCGACTGGCGCTGGCACTGCTCGCGGGATTGGCGGTGTCGGCCTGCCAGTCCCCGGGTCCGACCCGGCCTGCCCCGATCGCCGACGAGGCGCCTGCGCACGTCGAGCCGGCCTTGTCCCGGCCCGGGCCGGCACCGATGGCGGACGCCGTCGAGGCGCCCGTCCCTGCTGCGGCCGAGGCTCGGAGCAGACCGCGCCCCTCCCGACCGGCCAACCCTCCGCCAGCGCCGTCGACCTGGGAGGTCCTGCGTGCGGGCTTCGTCCTGCCCGGATGCGACTACGCACCCGCAACGGCGACCTGGACCCGTCGCTACGCAGGACATCCGCGACGGTTCGCGCAGACCCTCGACCAGATGCTGCCGGCCCTGGACTGGACCGCCCGCCGGTTCGCCGATTCCGGGCTGCCCACCGAACTGGCCCTGCTGCCCATCGTCGAGAGCCACTTCCGGCCGCACCCTGCGCCCCAGGCGCGGCCGGCGGGAATCTGGCAGATGATCGCCGACACGGCCAGGAGCGCCGGCGTGCGGATCGATCCATGGTTCGATGGACGCCTCAACCTGGCCGCAAGCACGGCTGGCGCCATCGTGCTCTTCGACCGGTACCTGGAGCGCTTCGAGGGCGATTGGCGGTTGGCGCTGATCGCCTACAACGCCGGGGAGTACAGGGTGCGCAGGGCGCTGACCGGGCGCCCGCCTCCCGGACCGGCGTTCTCGGATCTGGCCCCGCTGGAGCTGCCTTCGGCCTCCATGGACTATATCGCCCGATTGCTGGCGCTGGCATGCCTGGTCCGGGATCCGGAACGCTTCGATCTTGACCTGCCCAGCCTCGAACCTGAGCGCCGGCTTGTCGGCGTCGAGCTGGATGGCGTCGCTGGCAGCGGACTTGCACGCGCGCTTTCCGGCCTGCCGCGGGAACGCTTCGAGCAGGTCAATGCAGGGATGTTGCGCGGCCGGACGCCGCCGGCGGAGCCGTTCACCCTGCTGGTCAGGCAGGACCGCGCCGAATCCGTCCCGGACCTGCTGGCACGCATTCCGGCCCGCGCGCGCATGCAATGGCATCGGCGCCGGCTTGCCGATGGCGAACGGCTGGAGTCGCTCGGCGCGCCGGCCGGCGTCCCGTGGGAGGTCCTCACCCGGCTGAACGACATGGCCGACGGGAAGTCGCAGGCGTCGGGCCGCTCCCTGTGGCTGCCCGGTCCGGAACGGCTGGCGACCGCCGCGGCAGATCGCGACGGCGGCGTCGCCGTGGCGGACGACCCGGTACATGTCGTGCGCGCCGGCGACAGCCTCTGGTCGATCGCGCGCCGGCACGGACTCACCGTCGCCGACCTGCTTCGATACAATCGCCTCGAGCATTCACGCATCCGGCCGGGGCAGCGGCTGCTGCTGCAACCGCCCTGAGGTCTGCCGACCCCGCACGTCGCGGAACCGACATCGCCACCCTCCAGGAGTCCTGACACCATGGGTTTTCTCTCCGGCAAGCGCGCCCTCGTCGTGGGTATCGCCAGCCAGCGTTCGATCGCCTGGGGCATCGCCGAGGCCATGCACCGCGAGGGTGCCGAGCTGGCCTTCACCTACCAGAACGAGCGCCTGCGCGATCGCGTCGAAGACGCCGCGCGGGAGTTCGGCTCGAGCCTGGTGCTGCCCTGCGATGTCGCCGAGGACGCCCAGATCGACAGTCTCATGGCCGAACTCGGCGCCCGCTGGGATGGCCTGGACTGCCTGGTCCACTCGGTCGGCTTCGCACCGCGCGAGGCGCTCCAGGGCGGTTTCCTCGACGGGTTGACGCGCGAGAACTTCGCAATCGCCCACGACATCTCCAGCTACAGCCTGGCAGCGCTCGCGAAGGCCGCCCGACCGCTCATGGCCGGGCGCAACGGCTCGATCCTCACGCTGACCTACCTGGGCGCAGTCCGGGCAATGGCCAGCTACAACGTGATGGGCCTGGCAAAGGCCAGCCTGGAAGCCTGCGTACGCTTCCTGGCATACAACCTCGGCCCCGAGGGCACGCGCGTCAACGCGATTTCGGCAGGCCCGATCAAGACCCTGGCCGCGTCCGGCGTCGGCAATTTCCGGAAAATGCTCGACCACGTCCAGCAGGTGACGCCGCTGCGCCGCAACGTCACCATCGAAGACGTCGGCAACGCGGCGGCCTTCCTGTGTTCGGACCTGGCGGCCGGCATCACCGGAGAGATCACCTACGTCGACGCCGGGTACAGCACGGTGGCCATGGCCGGCCTCGACGGCTGATCCCGACGCCCGCACGGACGGTCGTGCGGTCCACGCAGGCGGGTCCCGCGCCGATCGGCGCGAGCCCGCAGCGACCGCCAGCAAGCCGGCGGGCCAGGTCGTACTCGCCGGAAAACTCCGCCCCGCCATAGTTCGGCATCGCCGGTGCCGCCGGACGCCATGTCCGGCGACGCGGGCGCGCTGACGGGTCGTCGCGCCCGCCCGCACCACGAAACCGACGATTGAACCGGCTTGTCCTGCAGGACGTTTCGGACAGCCGTCTTCCGTAGGGATGACCTGCGCGCCAGGCCGTTCGTCAGCCTGACGACAGGCCGTCGAAGCGGACGCTGCGGTCAGCTTCCGCCGGTCATTGCATCCGCTCTTCGACCACCACGATACGGGTCCGCTCGCGAAGGCCCGCGATCAGCGCCATCGCCTCCGCATTGGCGCGGGACTGCTCGAGTTCCGACCGTGCCTGGGTGCGGCGACTCTCCTCCACGGAACCCGGATCGCCGTCCACGACGCCGGTCAGCTCGACAAGCGCATGGCCATCGCCCAGAGGCAACAGGCGCTGGACCACACGACCTTCCTCCGGACGGGGCAGCCTGAACACCTGGGCCACCAGCGCCGGCTCGGGAACCAGGGCGTTGCGGCCAGCGGCCTCAGCCAGTTCCAGGTCCAGCCCTGCCCGCTCAGCCACGTCGGCGAGCGGGGTCCCGGCTTCGAGCTCGGCGAACAACGCCTCGGCCCTGGCGCGGACCGCGTCGCTGCGACGGGCCTCGAGGATGCGCGCGCGCGCCTGGTCGGCAACCTCCGCCAGCGGCCGGGGCTCGCTGCGCTGGTGCTCGACCACGCGCAGCGCCACCATCTGGCCCGGCGACGCCTCGAACGGGTCGCTGACATTGCCCTCCAGCAAGACCTCGTCGGAAAACGCCACATCCCGGACCCGCGGATTGGCGAACAAGCCCTCGCCCGCCTGCCGGCTGAAAGGACCCGCTGTCATGGTCGCCAGACCCAGGGCCTCCGAGGCAGGCTGAAGCGAGCCGGGGTCCTGGTACACGAGGTCGATCAGCTCGCCGCTGCGCTCGTTGTACAGACGTTCCCGCTCGCTCTCCAGGTATTCCGCCGCCAGCTCTTCGCGCACCTCTTCGAACGGCCTCTGCGTCGCCGCCCTGATCTCGCGCACCATGATGACGTGGAAGCCGTCCTCGGTGCGGACAGGATCGGACACCTGGCCGGACTCGAGCGCGAAGGCGGCCTCCTCGAACGCGGGATCGGTCAGTCCCTGCTCGATCCAGCCAAGGTCGCCACCCTGCTCGCGGGAGCCAAGGTCGGTCGAGTCGCGGCGCGCGAGGGCGGCAAAGTCCGCGCCTTCGGCACGCGCCTCCGCGGCGATCGACTCCGCCCTGGCCAGCGCGTCCCGCTGGGCGTCCGCGTCGGGACCGTCGGCCCGGACCAGGACATGGGAGACCAGGCGAGCCTCGGGCGAACCGAACCGCGCCCGCTCAGCCTCGTAGCGATCGCGCAGGTCCTGCTCGGAGGGCTCGACGGCCAGCGGCAGCGCGGTCCGGTCGACGATCAGGTACTCGACAGTCACGGTCTCCGGGCGCATGAACTCCGCGGTGTTCGCGTCGTACCAGCTTGAGAGCTCCTCGTCGGTCACTTCCTGGTCGATCTCCCGCTCGGGCTGGTTCACCCTCACCGCGGCGAAGCTGCGCGTCTGCTCGCTCAGGCGGAGCCGGGCGTCGACCTCCGCGTCCGTCACGAGCGCACTCTCCATCACCGCCATCGGAAGCTGCCTGGCCTCGATATCCCTGCGCAGGTTGCGCTCGAAGGTCGTGGCGGTCATGCGCTGGCCAGCGAGCAGCCCGAGGTAGGTCGGCTCGTCGAACCTTCCATCCACCTGGAACGCCGGGATGTCGGCGATCTCAGCCCGCAGGCGCGCGTTCGGGACGACCAGGCCGATCCGCTCGGAGGCCTGCCGCAGCACGGCCTCGTCGATCATCCTGTCGAGCACCTGGCGGCGCATCGCGGGATTGTCGAGCAGCGACGCGTCGAGCCCCTGTCCGAACTGCTGGCGCATGCTCTCGCGCCAGCGCTGGAAGCGTTCCCGATAATCGTTGGCGCTGATCTCCTCGTCGCCGACCTTGGCCACGTAGGTGTCCACGCTCCGGGTGAAGTAGTCACCGATGCCGAAGAAGGTCAGCGAGAACAGCGCGAGGAAAAGGATGGCCAGGGCGAACCAGCTGGTGGCCCTGTTGCGGATCGATTGCAGCATGCGGATAGTCCGGCCGTTCGGTAAACCGCCATTGTAGCCACAGCGCGCGCCACCGGCGACGCCGCGATGCGTCCGCCCGGGCGTCCCGGCGTCGCGCGGGCTCGGGGCCCGCAAAGAAAAAGGGGGCGCCTTTCGGCGCCCCCTGGATTGGCGGAGTGGACGGGACTCGAACCCGCGACCCTCGGCGTGACAGGCCGATATTCTAACCGACTGAACTACCACTCCTGAATTCTTGAGACTGTCCGCCTGGGCTGGCGGGGGGCGCATTGTAACCCAATCGTCGCGTCAAGCAAGGGGCCGTGCCGCGGTGGTGGGTGCTGAGGGTTTCGAACCCCCGACCCTCGCCTTGTAAGGGCGACGCTCTACCGCTGAGCTAAGCACCCGTCTGCGACAGGTCGCTCAGTTTACGGCATCCTTCAGGGCCTTGCCAGCCTTGAACGCCGGCGACTTCGACGCCTTGATCTTGATGGTCTGGCCGGTGCGCGGATTGCGAC
This window encodes:
- the rnhA gene encoding ribonuclease HI; this encodes MNAIVEAFTDGACLGNPGPGGWGALLRWNGREREIAGGEPDTTNNRMELLAAISALEALQRPSSVRLCTDSRYVEQGIREWLPRWQANGWRTADRKPVKNQDLWQRLHAAAAPHKVDWVWVRGHAGHVENERVDQLARQAAMRFAGSPVPGGRA
- a CDS encoding enoyl-ACP reductase, whose product is MGFLSGKRALVVGIASQRSIAWGIAEAMHREGAELAFTYQNERLRDRVEDAAREFGSSLVLPCDVAEDAQIDSLMAELGARWDGLDCLVHSVGFAPREALQGGFLDGLTRENFAIAHDISSYSLAALAKAARPLMAGRNGSILTLTYLGAVRAMASYNVMGLAKASLEACVRFLAYNLGPEGTRVNAISAGPIKTLAASGVGNFRKMLDHVQQVTPLRRNVTIEDVGNAAAFLCSDLAAGITGEITYVDAGYSTVAMAGLDG
- a CDS encoding transglycosylase SLT domain-containing protein; translated protein: MAERGAQAAKARRAGRLALALLAGLAVSACQSPGPTRPAPIADEAPAHVEPALSRPGPAPMADAVEAPVPAAAEARSRPRPSRPANPPPAPSTWEVLRAGFVLPGCDYAPATATWTRRYAGHPRRFAQTLDQMLPALDWTARRFADSGLPTELALLPIVESHFRPHPAPQARPAGIWQMIADTARSAGVRIDPWFDGRLNLAASTAGAIVLFDRYLERFEGDWRLALIAYNAGEYRVRRALTGRPPPGPAFSDLAPLELPSASMDYIARLLALACLVRDPERFDLDLPSLEPERRLVGVELDGVAGSGLARALSGLPRERFEQVNAGMLRGRTPPAEPFTLLVRQDRAESVPDLLARIPARARMQWHRRRLADGERLESLGAPAGVPWEVLTRLNDMADGKSQASGRSLWLPGPERLATAAADRDGGVAVADDPVHVVRAGDSLWSIARRHGLTVADLLRYNRLEHSRIRPGQRLLLQPP
- the gloB gene encoding hydroxyacylglutathione hydrolase — its product is MQLHAVPILDDNYVWLLVAGGNAVAIDPGEADPVIARLRELDANLSHILVTHHHGDHIGGIEALRRAFPEVRVLGPVDARIPGIDLAVADGDVVELPLIGARFRVVHVPGHTLSHVAYAGQGMLFCGDTLFSAGCGRLFEGTPAQMLASLDRLSSLPDDTRVCCAHEYTLANLAFAQAVEPDNADIRQRIARVAALRSRGHPSLPSALGDERRVNPFLRVDQPAARRTLEAVRGVPPDADRTRAFAALRQWKDVFRG
- a CDS encoding SurA N-terminal domain-containing protein translates to MLQSIRNRATSWFALAILFLALFSLTFFGIGDYFTRSVDTYVAKVGDEEISANDYRERFQRWRESMRQQFGQGLDASLLDNPAMRRQVLDRMIDEAVLRQASERIGLVVPNARLRAEIADIPAFQVDGRFDEPTYLGLLAGQRMTATTFERNLRRDIEARQLPMAVMESALVTDAEVDARLRLSEQTRSFAAVRVNQPEREIDQEVTDEELSSWYDANTAEFMRPETVTVEYLIVDRTALPLAVEPSEQDLRDRYEAERARFGSPEARLVSHVLVRADGPDADAQRDALARAESIAAEARAEGADFAALARRDSTDLGSREQGGDLGWIEQGLTDPAFEEAAFALESGQVSDPVRTEDGFHVIMVREIRAATQRPFEEVREELAAEYLESERERLYNERSGELIDLVYQDPGSLQPASEALGLATMTAGPFSRQAGEGLFANPRVRDVAFSDEVLLEGNVSDPFEASPGQMVALRVVEHQRSEPRPLAEVADQARARILEARRSDAVRARAEALFAELEAGTPLADVAERAGLDLELAEAAGRNALVPEPALVAQVFRLPRPEEGRVVQRLLPLGDGHALVELTGVVDGDPGSVEESRRTQARSELEQSRANAEAMALIAGLRERTRIVVVEERMQ